The following is a genomic window from Doryrhamphus excisus isolate RoL2022-K1 chromosome 3, RoL_Dexc_1.0, whole genome shotgun sequence.
GCCAGTAgtaagaaggggggggggggggggggggggtgtcactgCCCAGTAAACACCTGATTGTCTGTTAAGACGCAGGTTGGCTCCAGAAAGACTAGGTCATTCAAGGTCAGCAAGGACAGCCTTCAATGCTTTGGGTTCATAGAATCCACTCTTATTTCCAACATGGCTTCCTGATACAACTATTCACAACtatattttccaaaataatacacactgtgtctgtctgtccatccgttTATCAAAGTAGCTATCATTTAGTTGCAATTTACTTCTGGGGTTGGGCGTTCTCCTGTTagctctgttagcattagctggcTAACGTTAAGGCTGTTGGCAGTGTAACGTTCACATTGGCTTTAAACGGTTAAGTAAGTAAGGCTTGGGAACTTGTGGAGAATTGTATGCACTTCTAGATGGTATTGGTACCTTTAAGTGAGTGTGGGGGGGGTCATGTTGACAATGATATTGTAATGGCGGCTGAATAACTAGACATCAGGATGGCTGTATTCAGTTGGTCATTTATTGTAACAGCAGCatacagcacttcctgtcttgcacGCTGACTCTCGTCACGGCATGAACACTCCCCAACACTTCCGCCATCTCTTATTCTAGCCTTTTTCCTCCAAACGCTTGCTCTAACCAGCATGCTGAACTTGACTGCCCTCTATAGCTTACATGTGGAACAGCAGCTTGGAACAACACAATATAGCCAACCtacaatattttagtagtttttcGTTCAGCCAGCCATCCATCAGGTTatggctgttattattattattattgcctaAAAAACATTGGCCGATTTAgtcccaattattattattgtaattattgtgattagaatttttatttaattacattttctgTGGGGTTAGGGGATATTGTAAATTTTATTCGAATAGACATACAAATACTTTTTCGacttcaacaaatacaaatacgagCTGCGTTGCACACCCCTagtacatgtgtacatgtgtatagGTGTATTAGTATATATGTGTACACGTGTAAAAGTGTATTAgtgtttatgtgtatgtgtacttTTGTAGGTTTATtggtgtatttgtatttgtgtaaaattaaaaagagCCCCAccctggggaaaaaaattataattaccgtaattaaataaaacataaaaatatacataagtaataataatattaattaattaggaaaaatattaacaaatgttttttcataaatCCACCAATGAACTTGTAAGGAAAaatttataacaataacaacaaacaacagcaaaaactaataaaatgtaattgtgTATCTACTAAGTATGAATGTAAGTATGCAAGTATCTAAGTATCAATGTAGGTATGTCAGTATCTAAGTATGAATGgaagtatgtatgtatctaagtatgtatgtatctaaGTATGAATGGAAGCATGTATGTATCTGTGTAAGTATGTATCTAGTATGGATGGAAATGTGTGCATGAAGAGGTGAGTGTtggacaggtggatggatgTGTTGGGTACAGTGGAAGGAGAGGGAGTAGGttgaaataaagttgtgaaCACAAAGAATTGAAGTATTTATTTGCAGATGCAAATACTAGCTGGAGTGGTTGCCATTGGCCACTGAAAAGGAGCCAACTAGACATGTTATGATGCGTGTTGGTGTGGAGATACAGCATTACGTGTTGTGCACGTTTGAATAAAGTTTCTCTTGAATCCCAATGTGAAACAAGACAGCGTGTCCGTGCTGAATGCAGCCATGGGTGGCTCATTCGTCCTCTGCCTGCCCTTCCTGCTTTCATTGTTGGGGCGGCGGGGGTGGAGTTGGTGGGGGGGCCTGATATTCAACTTCAGGCTTGGAGTTGAGCctgccccaccccaccccagccCCCCCATCACTAAGTGAGAAAGAACAAAATGTGACCGCCACTGACAGTCCTCTGGACAGGAAGGAGCAGCCATAGCAGCAAAGGGGGAGAATGGGGCGGGGGGGTTTCCTGTTTTCAATCAAGTTTTCATGCTGCACTTGTCTCCTTCATCTCGCCTCTCACTCTGGCCCCGCCTCCTACCACTTACCATCACATGGACCTATGTAGATGCGGTACTGTGgtagtatatatgtacatgtgtgtatatgtgtacatgtgtttaTGTCTATATGTATATAGGTGTATAGGTGTACATGTGcaaatgtgtatatgtgtatatgagtatactgtatgtgtatatgtgtacatGTGGATACTATAGGTGTACATTTGTACATGTAAAACAAGACAGCGTGTCCGTGCTGTGTATAGGCGTATGGTTGAGGCGGATGTAGAAGGCCAGGGTAGGTAGGTAGGCGAGTAGGCGGGTAGGTGGGGTATTGGCCAGACCAAGGAAGAGGTGTCCATGCGATGTGTTTGGTAAATATTTGAGGAGTGAGTAGAATGATTTTAGGCAACCGAGTCAAGGATGGGCTACTCCCTCTCAAAGGTTGGATTTCAAAGCTCACCATCGCCCTCTTCCCATGCAAATaaggccacccccccccccacacacacactgaaaaacCCCTCTACACACACCCCTCCAAAGCGGTTTAAAGACCCGACACTGTCTCCTCATCGCCGTGGCAACCAGCATACACTGGGGTCCTGTGGTGGCCTCTCTTGTCTTTTGTGTTTGGGAGCTGAGGGAGCCAGGAGGGGAAGAAGAGCTTTGGAAAATAAAAGATGACATCACACACAGCTATTTTACCCCACAACCAAAAATCTGATGATGATGAGCCCCCACGGGTGCAAAATAGGTGCATTCtgggagacagagagagagagtgagagagagagagagagagagagagcgagagcgagagagagaggcccCAGCCTGAATGGGGCATTGTGGGAAGACACTGGGCATACTgggcagcaacacacacaacactaaCTCACAGATGATGCCAGAGAGTCTGAAAACACCCACACTAGGCCACAATGGCAAACTTCATCGCTCCACTTGGCCCCTtgtgaatacacacacacacacacacacacacacacacacaatggccaATCCAGCTAAGATGCTCTGTTATTCAGCAAATTCAGCACACTAAATTTGTTCACTGGCTCTGGCAGCAGATGGCCAGCCTGGTGGTGCATGATTAAACGTGCACGCGTGTGGTCCATGCTTTCTGTATGATGGGAAAGTACACACTACACAGCAGGAGGTCTTATGCTACATCATAAACCTTCTCTCCATCTATACTATATCAACGCAAGTACCATGCTGACACTCAGGTGTGCTGAACCAAACACCTTTCTCCAGAATTATTCTACTTGTCTTTTATGTTGATTctctgctgccccctggtgTATGAACTAAATAGTGCCGTGTTACGCCAACCAACAGATAAGCAGGATAGGCCAAAACCTGACCTGACCTATTCTTTTACATGAGTAGTGGCGTCTACATGAGGTTTTTACTCATTGAATGACAAGGATGGTTATAAGAAACAAAGTCAAAGGTTAGTTTGGTGATGGATTGACAAAAGCAAATGACCCATCACACGAATTAGTTGGAAGACTGTACCCTCTAGTGGCGGAAGCCAAATGTTTATTTGAATAACGTTTCAAACACTAAAGTGCAACCGTAGACATAGCAGCAACCACATCATAGACATAAAAGGAGaagaaaatacaaacaaatgacaAGGCTAAAGAATAAAAAGCTAAGTTCACATACAGATGTACAACGTGAGTATCTACGTAATTCCGATCATTTTTAAAGGTAGCGATGATTGTTGGGGGTTtgtaaatatttggacttatGGACACGCAGTAAAATGTTCCACGAGTTTTTGTTAAAAGTATGTGTACTTCAGTCACCTTAGAGATATAAAGGAATGTTACTAAGACATATTTTTAGTACCGCAAAGcggggttataagggacggcgaggtaataagagacaattttcaggaaaatgttttttgaacaatttgttcaagaatatatgcttctttgaaaaaaacaacacaaagcagcttcctgtttaacatgaaaaggcagaattagtACCTGTACAGAGCATATCCTTAGTCTATgactgtgttcgaaaccgcatacttacctactactcatactaacttttTGAGTATtcagtgtgtctacactggaAGTATGCGATTTTTTCgtatgcgagaagttcccggatgcatactgcatacgccagaaatgttgagtatgtatcattagTTTACTACTcacactgagcagcaggatgcaccaaacggcggtgtcaagcacgatatattgcgagttggttcgcttcttgttttcaaagtaaaagcagtgatttatcactacgGTTTTtcgtatgagaaaagtaaggggtgttttattttgtgaaaataacatgaagtgcgttgctcacctCGGCTAccttaaattttgccgaattcgtcCGACCGAAATtttaaacggttggtatttagacaaataaatggcacactctgggtctaaacggccactttctcgcctgattttaaaaaatcccaataaagtgatgtatttagagagtttagagctaaagtgaaatcagcttcagcctgtcgatttcgGCTGCTGTGCAACGCGGCGTGACGTCACTGGACGAGATCAGTCCAAACGGTGGTGTCCAGCAGGATATGAGTATggagtatggagtgtggatagtatggacatggaagtatgtagtagttagtatgcggtttcgaacacagccaaagAGCTAATATGAGTAGTAGgaaagtatgcggtttcgagcACAGCCTATTTTAACTGCCGTAGTTCGTCCTGGACGGACGTAAAATGGCAAACACGTAAAATCACAAAAGTTGCTTAGAACGTTGAGGGAAAAACGCATTTCGGGCCATGTTGCAGGTGTGGTGGTGAAATCCTAACAGCTTTGACAACACCGTGATTGTTTTTCATCTCTCTCCACGTCGTGACAGGCCGGTGTCGTTGACGTAACGACGATAGCGTTGCTTTACGGCAGAGCGTGTTTGCTGGAGGTCAGCAGCTTGACAGCACATCTGCTTCTGTAAAGTAGCAAGTGATTCAAATTGCCCTAAGATAagattttcaagattttttgataaaaaacaaacaatccaGGTGAACAGTGCAAGCTTTTGTTCTGGTTTCTATCTGCTACGTGTGTGAGTCTCTCGGCTGAAATCCTAAGCGTTTGCATCATCGCAAGGCGCCTCAGCAGGGACGACCGATCTCTTCGGACCTTTTTCCCCCAGAGatggacaactcacaaggctcCGGGGGACTTAAAGGCAGTCTGGGTGGTCTCTTCGGAGGTGGAGCACCAGAATATTCGAACACGGAGCTCGCCGGTGTTCCTTGTAAGTGTCATTGTTAAACATATCCACAGCTAGCTTGAATGCTAGCTGTCGTCCTTGGATGATAAATGTTTGTTGTGCTGTCTTTCTAGTGACCGGAATGAGCCCCCTCTCGCCTTACCTGAATGTGGATCCTCGGTACCTCGTTCAGGTAGAGCAGATGTCAGCTTTCGATGAAGGAATATGTGTCTGAGAATTGTAATGATGCTGTACTTTCAGGACACAGATGAGTTCATTCTACCAACAGGTGCTAATAAAACGAGAGGAAGGTTTGAGTTGGCCTTCTTTACCATTGGAGGCTCCTGCATTACAGGTGGGATGCTGTTAAAGGCTTAGTGTCGGATGTACACACATCATAAAGATAATATTCAATTCAAACCTGGTGGGCATTTCATCTATGGCTGTTTTAGTCAAATaaccatttgtttgtttgtattccaGGTGCTACATTTGGAGCTTTAAACGGTCTCAGGATGGGCCTGAAGGAGACCAGAGACCTGGCATGGTCCAAACCACGTAACGTCCAGTGAGTATGAAGCAGCAACCTGAAACGAGACATGTAGAATACGGTCTTGCTGACGTTGTCTTGCCAGGATTATCAACATGGTGACCAGGCAGGGAGCTTCGTGGGCCAACACTCTGGGATCTGTCGGTAGGCAAGACTACAGGATGGCAAGGTTTGTGTAGTCTTGGTGCATGTGTGTAatgtcctgtgtgtgttttggtgttTCAGCATTGTTGTACAGTGCTTTTGGTGTGGTGATAGAGAAAGCCAGAGGAGCAGAGGACGACATCAATACAGTAGCCGCTGGCACGCTAACAGGGATGCTCTTCAAATCAGCGAGTAGGTGTCTTTCTCTTCAGCATGACCTCCAACATGAGCCATTTATCAAGTTTGTTTGTAGGCGGTCTAAAGGGGGTCGCCCGTGGTGGTCTGGCCGGGTTGGCTTTGTCTGGTGCTTACGCCGTCTATAACAACTGGGACCACCTGACCGGAGCGTCGTCCTCATCCTCCAGGATATACTGAACACACCCCACCCCATCCCCCACCTC
Proteins encoded in this region:
- the timm23a gene encoding mitochondrial import inner membrane translocase subunit Tim23; the protein is MDMEAGVVDVTTIALLYGRACLLEAPQQGRPISSDLFPPEMDNSQGSGGLKGSLGGLFGGGAPEYSNTELAGVPLTGMSPLSPYLNVDPRYLVQDTDEFILPTGANKTRGRFELAFFTIGGSCITGATFGALNGLRMGLKETRDLAWSKPRNVQIINMVTRQGASWANTLGSVALLYSAFGVVIEKARGAEDDINTVAAGTLTGMLFKSASGLKGVARGGLAGLALSGAYAVYNNWDHLTGASSSSSRIY